In the Maribacter sp. MJ134 genome, one interval contains:
- a CDS encoding M3 family metallopeptidase produces MNPLVENFDLAPFSKIKNEHFKPAFLKAMEDARAEIDAITSSTAAPTFENTIEALEFSGQQLDRISSVFFNLNSAETNEEIQQIAQEISPLLSEFGNDITLNEALFKRIKTVYEQRDDLDLTVEQRTLLEKRYKSFSRNGANLSEDKKKRLREIDAEASKLKLKFGENLLAETNKYQKYITNEADLDGLPDGAKEAAAQLAKSKGKEEGWMLTLDYPSYIPFMKYAKNRTLRKELSLAFGSKGFHGNELDNKENVLKIAKLRHERAKLLGYTTHAHFILEERMAETPEKVHSFLNELLEKAKPAAVREFKQLEDFAKKEDAIDRLEKWDGSYYSEKLKQKLFSLDDEQLKPYFKLENVIDGVFQVAEKLFGLQFEEVSDIDKYHQEVKTYKVYDTDKNFISIFYADFHPRAGKRGGAWMTSFKPQYIRDGQNVRPHISNVCNFTPSTPSKPSLLTFNEVTTLFHEFGHGLHGMLANTTYPSLSGTSVYWDFVELPSQVMENWCYEKEALELFAKHYETGEVIPMELVQKIKDSATFQEGMQTLRQLSFGLLDMAWHGTDPTNITNVKEYEDKAFADTNLYPETPETCMSTAFAHIFQGGYSSGYYSYKWAEVLDADAFAYFKQEGIFNKEVATKFKEHVLSKGGTENPMVLYKRFRGAEPKVEALLERAGLL; encoded by the coding sequence ATGAATCCATTAGTAGAAAATTTCGATTTAGCCCCATTTTCAAAAATAAAAAATGAGCACTTTAAGCCAGCTTTTTTGAAAGCCATGGAAGATGCAAGGGCAGAAATTGATGCGATAACATCCAGTACGGCAGCGCCAACTTTTGAGAACACTATTGAAGCTTTGGAGTTTTCAGGGCAGCAATTGGACAGGATTTCGAGTGTTTTCTTTAATCTTAATTCTGCAGAAACCAATGAGGAGATTCAGCAAATAGCACAGGAGATATCCCCACTCCTTTCTGAATTCGGGAATGACATTACCTTGAACGAAGCTTTGTTTAAACGCATAAAAACGGTCTACGAACAAAGAGACGACCTGGACCTCACCGTGGAACAGCGCACCCTTTTGGAAAAAAGGTATAAGAGTTTTAGTAGAAATGGAGCTAACCTTTCCGAGGATAAAAAGAAACGTTTACGGGAGATTGATGCCGAAGCGTCCAAGCTTAAATTAAAGTTTGGTGAAAACCTATTGGCAGAAACGAACAAGTACCAAAAGTATATTACCAACGAAGCTGATCTAGATGGTTTGCCTGATGGTGCCAAAGAAGCGGCTGCACAATTGGCCAAATCAAAAGGTAAGGAAGAGGGTTGGATGTTGACTTTGGATTATCCCAGCTACATACCCTTTATGAAGTATGCCAAGAACCGGACCTTGCGAAAAGAGCTATCCTTGGCTTTTGGTAGTAAAGGTTTTCATGGAAATGAATTGGACAACAAAGAAAATGTACTGAAAATTGCTAAACTGCGACATGAGCGTGCCAAGCTTTTGGGCTATACGACCCATGCCCATTTTATTCTTGAAGAGCGTATGGCAGAAACACCGGAAAAAGTACATTCCTTTTTAAACGAACTTCTTGAAAAAGCCAAGCCGGCGGCCGTGCGAGAATTTAAGCAATTAGAGGACTTCGCAAAAAAGGAGGACGCTATCGACCGTCTGGAGAAATGGGACGGTAGTTACTATTCCGAAAAGCTAAAACAGAAACTCTTTAGCCTAGATGATGAGCAACTGAAACCCTATTTTAAACTAGAGAACGTTATTGACGGAGTTTTCCAAGTAGCTGAAAAACTCTTTGGGCTGCAATTCGAGGAGGTTTCCGATATAGATAAATACCATCAGGAAGTAAAGACCTATAAAGTATACGATACCGATAAGAACTTTATTTCCATCTTCTATGCGGATTTTCATCCCCGTGCGGGAAAACGCGGAGGAGCATGGATGACCTCTTTTAAACCGCAATATATAAGAGACGGACAAAATGTGCGTCCGCATATCTCTAACGTATGCAACTTTACGCCTTCAACACCGTCCAAACCATCTTTATTGACCTTTAACGAGGTTACTACCTTATTTCATGAATTCGGTCACGGATTGCATGGTATGCTGGCGAACACCACATATCCAAGTCTTTCCGGAACTTCGGTCTATTGGGATTTTGTTGAACTTCCGAGTCAAGTCATGGAAAACTGGTGTTATGAAAAAGAAGCTTTGGAATTGTTCGCCAAGCATTATGAAACGGGCGAAGTTATACCTATGGAGCTCGTTCAAAAAATCAAGGATTCCGCCACGTTCCAGGAAGGAATGCAAACCCTGCGCCAGTTGAGTTTTGGCCTATTGGATATGGCATGGCATGGTACCGACCCCACTAACATTACGAACGTAAAAGAATATGAGGACAAAGCATTCGCCGATACCAATCTCTATCCTGAAACCCCCGAGACCTGTATGAGTACAGCTTTTGCGCATATATTTCAAGGTGGATATTCTTCTGGCTACTACAGCTACAAATGGGCAGAAGTGTTGGATGCCGATGCCTTTGCGTATTTTAAACAAGAAGGTATTTTCAATAAGGAGGTGGCCACAAAATTCAAGGAACACGTACTCTCTAAAGGTGGTACGGAGAACCCGATGGTCCTTTACAAACGTTTTCGAGGAGCGGAACCAAAAGTAGAAGCGCTGTTGGAAAGGGCCGGACTTCTATAA
- a CDS encoding toxin-antitoxin system YwqK family antitoxin — protein sequence MTIKNFSCKLLTVLFFTGVFLVGGKIMAQNDTIYYDSKWKTTVKDSAIFFRPPVRKEGNLYVMQDFYSSGKLQMSGTSSKANKDFWEGKVTWYNEDGSILQQGNYTNNRLNGTYISTLDGKSLKALFKDGRIVSGKTNSNFGNNRRYYTEIKGDTTLNIIYEKDIKGVRYERYSVGNRYDVLIKYFDVEGKFIGERKSLSNGTYEGLEVSYYKEPMRPLRITYYPKGQKLGTTVYYCNDQVREEFNSTNGLSKTFYSPAGKVIGKINYVYENNYLKPVDGKEYQFYSSYNEYKEELIKGIRTYSEGKLVTEQQFYENQQLKSRTEYTDGAKELQISYSEDGKEIARMVYKNWTPLNGTEIIGDRKATYKDGKLVVELNNYYNTDIVFSEKTTDKETYYDKNGTILGILNLEDDNGYLKAISGDRYTIDYEGDVSTIEHYEKGFVTRRTSYRKRKISEKENATFKTVELYEPLGYKRTKEIRFYSNGKKQSEIAYEGYDKTTGTFYDMDENVLGTYNFKTKEGTVYEFFGDSDQVKLMETRKDGEQLRLKRYDYGPNNTYGQIDPVLVEDIDANCCASFYSREGELLGKITFKEGKPWEGTYYDVKKRTSYILKQGKRNGAYKKYDYDESILEEGTFKDDKEEGLFKYYSYNEELVKTENFNDGLLNGIARYYDEDQKLAYEMTYNAGLPVEGTRSINTYSSKKPITETFTGGVMVKRISYDDNGKRVSSYVAGKEKETTAYYGDTDKKRLSYKVDGSTLDGRVISYDKDGKEQYSALFEKGKLKEGTVMLTGGNVRGNPEYMVLSREPDTLTVKLMGQNNKVLFTAKENLAFGTATVFMQNLDIYMDYIGPNRLY from the coding sequence ATGACAATAAAAAATTTTTCTTGTAAACTCTTGACCGTATTATTTTTTACTGGTGTTTTTTTAGTAGGGGGTAAAATTATGGCTCAAAACGATACCATATACTATGATTCCAAATGGAAAACTACCGTTAAGGATAGTGCCATTTTTTTTCGTCCCCCAGTAAGGAAAGAAGGTAATCTGTATGTAATGCAAGATTTTTACAGTTCCGGGAAGTTACAGATGAGCGGAACTTCATCCAAGGCCAATAAAGACTTTTGGGAAGGTAAAGTAACTTGGTACAATGAAGACGGAAGTATTTTGCAGCAAGGCAACTACACCAACAATCGTTTGAACGGAACATATATCTCCACACTAGACGGGAAATCCTTAAAGGCGCTTTTTAAGGACGGGAGAATAGTCTCTGGAAAGACCAATAGTAATTTTGGTAACAACAGGCGGTATTATACTGAAATAAAGGGAGACACTACACTGAACATCATTTATGAGAAAGATATCAAAGGTGTGCGTTATGAAAGATACAGCGTAGGTAATAGGTACGACGTCTTGATAAAGTATTTTGATGTTGAGGGTAAATTTATTGGCGAACGAAAATCCTTATCTAACGGAACTTATGAAGGTCTGGAAGTCTCCTATTATAAGGAGCCCATGCGTCCACTGCGAATCACCTATTATCCTAAGGGACAAAAATTAGGTACCACGGTGTACTACTGTAACGATCAAGTAAGGGAGGAATTTAATTCTACAAATGGGCTGTCCAAAACCTTTTATAGTCCGGCAGGTAAGGTCATAGGTAAGATTAACTATGTTTATGAAAATAATTACCTAAAACCAGTGGATGGCAAAGAGTATCAATTTTATTCAAGTTATAACGAGTACAAGGAAGAGCTTATTAAGGGCATTAGAACGTATAGCGAAGGAAAATTGGTAACAGAACAACAGTTCTACGAAAATCAGCAACTAAAGAGCCGTACCGAATATACCGATGGAGCCAAAGAACTACAAATTAGTTACAGTGAGGACGGAAAAGAGATTGCCAGAATGGTGTATAAGAACTGGACTCCATTGAACGGAACAGAAATTATCGGAGATCGGAAAGCTACCTACAAGGACGGTAAATTAGTTGTAGAACTTAACAACTATTACAATACCGATATTGTATTCAGTGAAAAAACAACGGATAAGGAAACGTACTACGATAAAAATGGTACCATCTTGGGAATATTGAATTTGGAGGACGATAACGGGTATCTTAAGGCAATAAGCGGTGATCGCTATACCATTGATTATGAAGGGGATGTTAGCACAATTGAACATTATGAAAAGGGTTTTGTGACCCGTAGGACTAGCTATAGAAAACGTAAAATAAGTGAGAAGGAAAATGCCACTTTCAAAACGGTGGAGCTTTATGAGCCGCTAGGGTATAAACGAACAAAGGAAATCAGATTTTATAGCAATGGAAAAAAGCAAAGCGAAATAGCGTACGAAGGGTACGATAAAACTACGGGTACCTTTTATGATATGGATGAGAACGTATTGGGAACGTATAACTTTAAGACCAAGGAAGGAACGGTCTATGAATTTTTTGGAGACTCGGACCAGGTAAAACTAATGGAAACCCGTAAAGATGGCGAGCAACTAAGACTAAAACGTTATGATTATGGCCCTAACAATACGTATGGTCAGATTGACCCAGTGTTGGTTGAGGATATTGATGCCAACTGTTGCGCTTCCTTTTATTCCCGAGAAGGCGAACTTTTAGGCAAAATAACTTTTAAGGAAGGTAAGCCTTGGGAAGGTACTTATTACGATGTAAAGAAACGGACCTCTTACATCTTGAAGCAAGGAAAACGTAACGGGGCGTATAAAAAATACGATTATGATGAGAGCATTTTAGAAGAGGGTACTTTTAAGGATGATAAGGAAGAAGGTCTTTTTAAATATTATAGTTATAACGAAGAACTCGTTAAGACTGAAAATTTCAATGATGGTCTGCTAAACGGAATAGCGAGGTACTATGACGAAGACCAAAAGCTTGCCTACGAGATGACCTATAATGCGGGGCTACCTGTTGAGGGAACTAGATCAATAAACACCTATTCCAGTAAAAAACCCATCACGGAGACCTTTACTGGCGGTGTAATGGTGAAGCGTATAAGTTATGACGATAATGGAAAAAGGGTGTCTAGCTATGTAGCAGGAAAGGAAAAAGAAACTACGGCCTACTATGGTGATACGGATAAAAAAAGACTAAGCTATAAGGTAGATGGGAGTACCCTTGACGGTAGGGTCATTAGCTACGATAAGGACGGCAAAGAACAATATAGTGCACTGTTCGAAAAAGGTAAGCTTAAAGAAGGTACCGTAATGCTTACAGGTGGTAATGTAAGAGGTAACCCAGAATATATGGTGCTGTCCAGAGAACCGGATACGTTGACCGTAAAATTAATGGGTCAGAACAATAAAGTACTTTTTACCGCAAAGGAAAATCTAGCTTTTGGTACGGCTACAGTTTTTATGCAAAATCTAGATATCTACATGGATTATATAGGACCAAACCGGTTGTATTAA
- a CDS encoding cadherin domain-containing protein — translation MRRLVYMLGVLFIASCSTDTDVLTDELLDNEVTNDETASDGQNNAPRIEATAFQIPEHSLGGTTIGTVTASDADEDRLTFTIDSNYDLIIDENTGELSVGENLQLDFETNDEISFTVSVFDGSTIVDWDATLTITDINEYQILSQAQKDLVEYYTFLTLRKSASSPRTTNLKWGESIKLYLDGAITPAYREMVTTTLAEINDYFTVGDFTISLTNNQSDANATLYLGDVSEIETLWPDIFDIANGSNNQGYASTSFSNNVIDDARIWLSIDSEILFKHELGHGLGLGHSNRCGSSEPVGSFMCSTVSPNHNILPSEVEVLRYLYHEDMPSGLNEQEIEDYLSNFILLDM, via the coding sequence ATGAGAAGATTAGTTTATATGCTAGGAGTGCTATTTATTGCCTCTTGTAGCACAGATACCGATGTTTTAACTGATGAACTTCTGGACAATGAAGTTACCAATGATGAAACGGCTAGCGACGGCCAGAACAACGCCCCAAGAATTGAAGCAACCGCTTTTCAGATTCCAGAACATAGTCTGGGAGGCACCACTATAGGCACCGTAACTGCGTCTGATGCGGATGAAGACAGGCTAACCTTTACCATTGATTCCAATTATGATTTGATCATCGATGAAAATACGGGGGAATTATCTGTTGGCGAGAATTTACAGCTAGATTTTGAAACGAATGACGAAATATCTTTTACCGTATCGGTTTTTGATGGGAGCACCATCGTAGATTGGGACGCTACGCTTACCATAACGGATATCAACGAATACCAGATATTAAGTCAGGCGCAAAAGGATTTGGTGGAGTATTATACATTCTTAACACTTAGAAAAAGTGCTAGTAGCCCTAGAACAACCAATTTAAAATGGGGAGAATCCATAAAACTCTATCTAGATGGTGCCATTACCCCAGCATACAGAGAAATGGTAACGACAACCTTAGCAGAAATAAATGACTATTTTACCGTAGGCGATTTTACGATTTCTTTGACCAACAATCAATCCGATGCGAACGCCACATTGTATTTAGGTGATGTATCAGAAATTGAAACCTTGTGGCCGGATATTTTTGATATCGCTAACGGAAGTAACAATCAAGGATACGCTTCCACGTCTTTTTCTAACAACGTTATTGACGATGCTCGTATTTGGCTCTCGATTGACTCAGAGATTCTCTTTAAGCACGAATTAGGGCACGGACTAGGGTTGGGTCATTCCAATCGCTGTGGTTCCAGTGAGCCTGTTGGAAGTTTTATGTGCTCTACAGTATCTCCTAACCATAACATTCTACCATCAGAGGTAGAAGTATTGCGTTATTTATATCATGAAGACATGCCCTCTGGCTTAAATGAACAAGAAATAGAAGATTACTTATCTAATTTTATCTTGTTAGATATGTAA
- the purE gene encoding 5-(carboxyamino)imidazole ribonucleotide mutase, translating into MSKVAVVMGSTSDLPVMQDAIDILKGFDIEVDVDIVSAHRTPEKLFDFSKNAHTNGYSVIIAGAGGAAHLPGMVASMSPLPVIGVPVKSSNSIDGWDSILSILQMPGGVPVATVALNGAKNAGILAAQIIGSSDTCVLDKVILYKEGLKQKVIEGSKSVSSK; encoded by the coding sequence ATGAGCAAAGTAGCCGTTGTCATGGGAAGCACCAGTGACCTTCCCGTAATGCAAGATGCCATAGATATCTTAAAAGGTTTTGATATAGAAGTTGATGTAGATATTGTTTCGGCACACCGTACTCCTGAAAAATTGTTCGATTTCAGCAAAAACGCACATACCAACGGGTATTCCGTAATTATAGCCGGTGCGGGAGGTGCTGCCCATCTTCCGGGCATGGTTGCTTCCATGTCACCATTACCTGTAATCGGTGTACCCGTTAAAAGTAGCAACTCCATTGACGGGTGGGATTCTATCCTCTCCATTCTTCAAATGCCAGGTGGTGTACCGGTAGCAACAGTTGCTCTTAATGGTGCCAAAAATGCCGGTATTCTTGCTGCCCAGATTATTGGAAGTTCTGACACCTGTGTTCTGGACAAAGTAATCCTTTACAAAGAAGGCCTAAAGCAAAAAGTCATTGAAGGTTCAAAATCAGTAAGCAGTAAGTAG
- the purK gene encoding 5-(carboxyamino)imidazole ribonucleotide synthase translates to MNYFSSDFKLGILGGGQLGKMMLYETRKWDIATKVLDASPDAPCKIACNEFVQGSLLDYDTVYNFGKDVDVLTIEIENVNLDALEQLEKEGVKVHPQPDALRIIQNKAKQKLFYTDHDIPTAPFQRFAYRSEIEDSIQNGGLDLPFVWKVAQFGYDGQGVKVVRKLSDLEGLPPGECIAETMIPFKNELAVIVARNSDGKVKTYPVVEMEFHPEANQVEYVICPARIDEKVADKARKLALKVSEKIGLTGLLAVEMFQTQEDDILVNEVAPRPHNSGHYSIEASYTNQFEQHIRAILNLPLGETESKVAGIMVNLVGAEGHTGDVVYENIEEILGMQGVTPHIYGKKQTRPFRKMGHVTIVNENIAEARSIAQKVKETINVISK, encoded by the coding sequence ATGAACTATTTTTCATCGGATTTTAAGCTAGGAATTTTAGGGGGAGGGCAACTGGGTAAAATGATGCTCTACGAAACCCGGAAATGGGATATAGCCACAAAGGTCCTAGATGCTTCACCCGACGCTCCTTGTAAAATAGCTTGTAACGAATTTGTTCAGGGAAGCCTGCTAGATTACGATACGGTTTATAATTTTGGAAAAGACGTTGATGTCCTCACCATAGAAATAGAAAACGTAAACTTGGATGCTCTGGAGCAATTGGAGAAAGAAGGTGTAAAGGTACACCCGCAACCAGATGCCCTTCGCATTATCCAAAATAAGGCAAAACAAAAATTATTCTATACAGACCATGACATACCCACCGCTCCTTTTCAACGATTCGCTTATCGGAGTGAAATAGAGGACAGTATACAAAACGGAGGGTTAGATTTGCCCTTTGTTTGGAAAGTAGCTCAATTTGGGTATGACGGTCAAGGTGTAAAAGTGGTACGTAAACTATCGGATTTAGAAGGATTACCGCCAGGGGAGTGTATTGCGGAAACCATGATTCCGTTTAAAAACGAACTAGCGGTCATCGTTGCAAGAAACTCGGACGGGAAAGTAAAAACATATCCCGTGGTGGAAATGGAGTTTCACCCCGAGGCTAACCAGGTGGAATATGTTATCTGTCCTGCAAGGATAGACGAAAAGGTAGCGGACAAAGCACGTAAATTAGCCCTGAAGGTTTCGGAGAAAATAGGACTTACCGGCCTACTTGCCGTGGAGATGTTCCAAACCCAAGAAGATGATATTCTGGTCAATGAAGTGGCTCCGCGACCTCACAACAGCGGACACTATAGCATAGAGGCCAGTTATACCAATCAATTTGAACAGCATATACGAGCCATATTAAATTTGCCCTTAGGAGAAACGGAGAGTAAAGTTGCAGGGATTATGGTAAATCTTGTTGGAGCCGAAGGTCATACAGGAGATGTGGTCTATGAAAATATAGAAGAAATTTTGGGCATGCAAGGCGTTACCCCACACATCTACGGTAAAAAGCAGACCCGACCTTTTCGCAAAATGGGACATGTGACCATTGTAAACGAAAATATTGCGGAGGCAAGAAGTATTGCACAGAAGGTAAAGGAAACGATTAATGTAATAAGTAAATAA
- the obgE gene encoding GTPase ObgE, which yields MTEGNFVDYVKVFLTSGNGGKGSVHLHREKFITKGGPDGGDGGRGGHVILRGNQNLWTLVTFKFKKHFKAGHGAHGAKSRSTGADGEDVYLDVPLGTILRDAETNEVLLEITEHGEEKIVVEGGMGGRGNWHFRTATNQTPRYAQPGKEGTEGAFILELKILADVGLVGFPNAGKSTLLSVITSAKPKIADYEFTTLKPNLGIVEYRDFKSFVMADIPGIIEGAAEGKGLGHYFLRHIERNATLLFLIPADSPDISKEYDILLDELRRYNPELLDKERLIAISKSDMLDEELMDEMRTELEADLNGVPFMFISSVAQSGITELKDKLWTMINA from the coding sequence ATGACCGAAGGTAATTTTGTAGACTACGTAAAAGTGTTTTTAACTTCCGGTAACGGAGGTAAAGGTTCGGTACACCTACATCGAGAAAAGTTCATTACCAAAGGTGGTCCTGATGGGGGTGATGGGGGCCGTGGAGGTCATGTGATTCTAAGAGGTAATCAGAATTTATGGACCCTCGTTACGTTTAAGTTCAAGAAGCATTTTAAGGCCGGTCACGGTGCTCACGGAGCAAAGAGCAGAAGTACTGGGGCAGATGGGGAGGATGTGTATTTAGACGTGCCCTTGGGCACTATTTTGCGCGATGCGGAAACCAATGAGGTCCTATTGGAGATTACGGAACATGGCGAAGAAAAAATTGTAGTGGAAGGCGGTATGGGAGGCCGTGGAAATTGGCATTTTAGAACGGCGACGAACCAAACACCGCGGTATGCGCAACCCGGAAAGGAAGGAACCGAGGGTGCTTTTATTTTAGAGCTTAAGATTTTAGCTGATGTTGGGCTTGTAGGTTTTCCCAATGCAGGTAAATCTACGCTGCTATCGGTGATAACCTCTGCCAAACCCAAAATTGCGGACTATGAATTTACCACGCTAAAACCAAACTTAGGGATAGTAGAGTATAGGGATTTCAAGAGTTTCGTAATGGCCGATATACCTGGTATTATTGAGGGGGCTGCCGAGGGTAAAGGTCTCGGACATTACTTTTTACGTCATATAGAGCGCAATGCCACCTTACTTTTCTTAATTCCTGCGGATAGTCCGGATATAAGTAAGGAATATGATATTCTATTGGATGAGCTAAGACGCTACAATCCTGAATTATTGGACAAGGAGCGTTTAATAGCTATTTCCAAAAGCGATATGTTAGACGAGGAGTTGATGGATGAAATGCGGACAGAACTCGAAGCTGATTTAAATGGAGTTCCTTTTATGTTCATCTCTTCCGTAGCACAATCTGGAATAACAGAACTTAAGGATAAGCTTTGGACAATGATAAACGCTTAA
- a CDS encoding adenylate kinase codes for MIQLHDKFFKPFISEKEILQAVKRVADTIAADYKDKTPIFVGVLNGSFMFVSDFLKAYDYPCEVSFVKLSSYQGLTSTGIVETLLDLPDNIEGRSVIILEDIIDTGRTLKELVHLFSNTNVKEFKIASLFYKSDVYNGEYAIDYFGLEIPDRFIVGYGLDYKELGRNFKEVYQLNQKHMINLVLFGKPGAGKGTQAQFLKEQYNLKHISTGDVFRFNIKNGTELGNLAKSYIDKGDLVPDAVTIKMLEDEVGKNPDADGFIFDGFPRTAAQAEALDNFLESKDMKIDATIALEANDEVLIARLLERGKVSGRTDDQDVDKIRNRFEEYSLKTAPLKEYYEDQNKFHSVNGIGTIEEITERLTKVIESL; via the coding sequence TTGATTCAACTTCACGACAAATTTTTTAAGCCTTTTATCAGCGAAAAGGAAATTCTGCAAGCGGTCAAACGTGTTGCGGATACCATTGCAGCTGATTATAAGGACAAGACACCAATTTTTGTGGGTGTTTTAAACGGGTCGTTCATGTTTGTATCCGATTTTTTAAAGGCTTATGACTACCCTTGCGAGGTTTCTTTTGTAAAACTAAGCTCTTATCAAGGGCTTACTTCTACCGGTATTGTGGAAACTTTACTTGACTTGCCCGACAATATAGAGGGTAGAAGTGTCATCATTTTGGAAGATATTATTGATACGGGTCGTACGCTAAAGGAGCTGGTTCATCTTTTTTCGAATACCAATGTAAAGGAGTTTAAAATTGCTAGTCTCTTTTATAAGTCCGATGTGTACAATGGTGAATACGCTATAGACTATTTTGGGCTAGAAATCCCCGACCGTTTTATTGTGGGATACGGACTCGACTACAAAGAATTAGGAAGAAACTTTAAGGAAGTATACCAACTAAACCAAAAACATATGATAAATCTTGTACTATTTGGAAAGCCCGGAGCAGGAAAAGGCACCCAGGCCCAGTTCTTAAAGGAACAGTACAATTTAAAGCACATTTCTACCGGTGACGTTTTCCGTTTTAATATTAAGAACGGTACCGAACTAGGTAATTTGGCCAAGTCTTACATAGATAAAGGCGATTTAGTGCCGGATGCGGTGACCATTAAAATGTTAGAGGATGAGGTGGGTAAAAATCCCGATGCGGACGGCTTTATTTTTGACGGCTTTCCACGCACCGCCGCACAGGCGGAAGCACTGGACAATTTCTTGGAATCTAAGGATATGAAAATTGATGCCACCATTGCGCTAGAGGCCAATGATGAGGTGTTGATTGCCCGTTTGTTGGAAAGAGGGAAGGTAAGTGGCCGTACGGATGACCAAGATGTGGATAAGATTAGAAACCGTTTTGAGGAGTATAGTTTAAAAACTGCACCATTAAAAGAATATTACGAAGACCAAAACAAATTCCACAGCGTCAATGGCATAGGTACCATTGAAGAAATTACGGAAAGACTAACAAAGGTAATCGAATCGCTATAG